In Meleagris gallopavo isolate NT-WF06-2002-E0010 breed Aviagen turkey brand Nicholas breeding stock chromosome 5, Turkey_5.1, whole genome shotgun sequence, a single window of DNA contains:
- the NEMF gene encoding LOW QUALITY PROTEIN: nuclear export mediator factor NEMF (The sequence of the model RefSeq protein was modified relative to this genomic sequence to represent the inferred CDS: inserted 1 base in 1 codon), whose translation MRVNNVYDVDNKTYLIRLQKPDCKATLLLESGIRIHTTEFEWPKNMMPSGFAMKCRKHLKTRRLVSVRQLGIDRIVDFQFGSNEAAYHLIIELYDRGNIVLTDHEYLILNILRFRTDEADDVRFAVRERYPVDSAKAPTPLPSLERLTEIISDAPKGEQLKRVLNPHLPYGATLIEHCLIEAGFSGYVKIDQHMESKENIEKVLSALEKAEEYMTLTEDFNGKGYIIQKKEKKPSLEPDKPAEDIYTYEEFHPFLFSQHSKCPYLEFDSFNKAADEFYSKLEGQKIDLKALQQEKQALKKLENVRRDHEQRLEALQQAQEVDKIKGELIEMNLEIVNRAIQVVRSALANQIDWTEIGAIVKEAQAQGDPVANAIKELKLQTNHITMLLRNPYVLSEEEEEGEDADLEKEETEEPKGKKKKNKNKQLKKPQKNKPSLVDVDLSLSAYANAKKYYDHKRHAAKKTQKTVEAAEKAFKSAEKKTKQTLKEVQTVTTIQKARKVYWFEKFLWFISSENYLVIAGRDQQQNELIVKRYLKPGDIYVHADLHGATSCVIKNPTGEPIPPRTLTEAGTMALCYSAAWDARVVTSAWWVSHNQVSKTAPTGEYLTTGSFMIRGKKNFLPPSYLMMGFSFLFKVDESCVWRHREERKIKVQDEDLETVSSSASELVSEEVELLEGGDSSSEEDKAECHEAPEDVEATAENNGDENVADLDQDRVSTPPVPEGVSEEDDGESEVEHPEPQSEVKEEEVNYPDTTIDLSHLQSQRSLQKTVPKEEEPNLSDSKSQGRRHLSAKERREMKKKKQQNDSENLDPPEERQKDTETQRPPPPNTTKGVPAPQPIKRGQKSKMKKMKEKYKDQDEEDRELIMKLLGSAGSNKEEKGXKGKKGKMKEEPVKKQQQKSKAVHHGAGGGKEMLPGGVLLHESEDPALEEQQDEKDEQDQDQPGVEDGTALLDSLTGQPHAEDILLFAVPICAPYTAMTNYKYKVKLTPGTQKKGKAAKIALHNFMQSKEASAREKDLFRSVKDTDLSRNIPGKVKVSAPNLLNRKKK comes from the exons ATGAGAGTAAACAACGTTTATGATGTGGACAATAAGACGTACCTTATTCGCCTCCAAAA ACCGGACTGCAAGGCCACACTGCTGCTTGAATCTGGCATACGGATTCACACGACGGAGTTCGAGTGGCCAAAAAACATGATGCCATCTGGCTTTGCAATGAAG TGCCGTAAGCACCTGAAGACCAGAAGACTGGTCAGTGTGAGACAGCTGGGAATAGACAGAATTGTGGACTTCCAGTTTGGAAGCAATGAAGCTGCGTATCACCTGATCATCGAGCTGTACGACAGG GGTAACATTGTCCTGACAGACCACGAATATCTCATTTTAAACATTCTGAGGTTTCGCACGGATGAAGCAGATGATGTCAGATTTGCAGTTCGGGAACGATACCCAGTTGACAGTGCAAAAGCACCCACCCCTCTGCCCTCCTTGGAAAG GTTAACTGAGATAATATCAGATGCACCCAAAGGAGAACAGCTGAAGAGGGTTCTTAACCCACATCTTC cttaTGGAGCCACTCTCATTGAGCATTGCCTTATAGAAGCTGGATTTTCTGGTTATGTCAAAATAGATCAACATATGGAAAGTAAAG aaaatattgaaaaagtACTTAGTGCtttagaaaaagcagaagaatatATGACACTCACTGAGGATTTCAATGGAAAG GGTTATATTATccagaagaaggagaaaaagccaAGCCTGGAACCAGATAAACCAGCAGAAGATATCTACAC ATATGAGGAATTTCatcctttcttgttttctcaaCATTCAAAATGTCCCTACTTGGAATTTGACTCATTCAATAAG GCAGCAGATGAGTTCTACTCCAAGCTTGAAGGACAGAAAATCGACCTGAAAGCATTGCAGCAG gaaaaacaagcattGAAGAAGCTTGAAAATGTCCGTAGAGATCACGAGCAAAGACTGGAAGCTCTTCAGCAAGCTCAA GAAGTCGATAAGATAAAAGGAGAACTGATAGAAATGAACTTGGAGATCGTCAACCGAGCCATCCAGGTGGTGCGGAGCGCGTTGGCCAACCAGATAGACTGGACAGAGATTGGAGCAATTGTTAAGGAGGCTCAGGCACAGGGAGACCCCGTTGCAAATGCAATCAAAGAATTAAAGCTTCAGACAAATCACATCACAATGCTGTTGAG GAACCCATATGTATTAtctgaagaggaagaggagggggaggaTGCTGActtagagaaagaagaaacagaagagcccaagggcaaaaagaaaaaaaataaaaacaagcagttGAAGAAacctcagaaaaacaaaccatcGTTAGTTGATGTTGATCTCAGTTTGTCTGCATACGCCAATGCCAAGAA GTACTATGATCACAAGAGGCACGCAGctaagaaaacacagaagacagtagaagctgcagaaaag GCATTTAAATCAGCTGAGAAGAAGACGAAGCAGACACTGAAGGAAGTTCAGACAGTTACCACCattcagaaagcaagaaaggTCTATTG GTTTGAGAAGTTCCTGTGGTTCATTAGCTCTGAGAATTACCTCGTTATTGCTGGAAGAGATCAGCAGCAGAATGAGCTGATTGTGAAGCGGTATCTTAAACCAG gggACATATATGTGCATGCTGACCTCCACGGAGCCACAAGCTGTGTGATCAAGAATCCAACAG GTGAACCGATTCCTCCACGGACCCTGACAGAGGCAGGCACGATGGCCTTGTGCTACAGCGCTGCCTGGGATGCCCGTGTCGTCACCAGTGCTTGGTGGGTCTCCCACAACCAG GTTTCTAAAACTGCACCTACAGGAGAATATCTCACTACTGGAAGCTTCATGATCCGAG ggAAGAAGAATTTTCTTCCACCTTCATATCTGATGATGGGCTTTAGCTTCTTGTTCAAG GTGGATGAAAGCTGTGTTTGGAGACACCgagaagaaaggaagatcaAAGTACAGGATGAGGATCTGGAAACGGTTTCCAGCAGTGCCAGTGAGCTGGTGTCAGAAGAAGTGGAGCTATTAG AAGGAGGAGATAGCAGCAGCGAAGAGGACAAGGCAGAGTGTCACGAAGCACCAGAAGATGTGGAAGCCACAGCTGAAAATAATGGTGACGAGAATGTTGCTGACCTTGACCAGGACAGAGTAAGCACACCTCCTGTGCCAGAGGGTGTCtctgaagaggatgatggagAATCTGAAGTGGAACATCCAGAGCCACAGAGTGAAGTGAAAGAGGAAGAGGTGAATTACCCAGATACAACAATCGACCTGTCACATCTTCAGTCTCAAAG ATCCCTGCAGAAAACCGTCCCCAAAGAGGAAGAACCCAACTTG AGTGATAGCAAGTCCCAGGGGCGAAGACATCTGTCTGCCAAGGAGAGGAG agaaatgaagaaaaagaagcagcaaaatgacTCTGAGAACTTGGATCCGCCTGAAGAGAGGCAGAAAGACACGGAGACACAGCGTCCCCCCCCTCCCAACACCACTAAGGGTGTGCCAGCCCCTCAGCCCATCAAACGGGGACAGAAG AGTAAAATGAAGAAGATGAAGGAGAAGTACAAGGACCAGGATGAGGAGGACCGGGAGCTCATCATGAAGCTGCTGGGG TCTGCAGGGTCAAAcaaagaggagaaag aaaaagggaaaaaggggaagatGAAAGAAGAACCGGTGAAGAAGCAACAGCAGAAATCCAAGGCTGTGCATCACGGTGCTGGAGGGGGCAAGGAGATGCTGCCAGGAGGAGTCCTGCTGCATGAGTCTGAGGACCCAGccctggaggagcagcaggacGAGAAG GATGAGCAAGACCAGGATCAGCCAGGAGTGGAG gatggcacagccctgctggacTCACTGACAGGTCAGCCTCATGCTGAGGACATCCTGCTCTTTGCTGTGCCCATCTGCGCTCCCTACACGGCCATGACAAACTACAA gtACAAAGTCAAGCTCACTCCAGGCAcccaaaagaaaggaaaag CTGCAAAGATTGCCTTGCATAACTTCATGCAATCCAAAGAAGCTTCTGCAAGGGAAAAAGACCTGTTCCGCAGTGTTAAG GATACTGACTTATCAAGAAATATTCCTGGTAAAGTGAAAGTGTCTGCACCGAATCTGCTGAACAGGAAGAAGAAGTGA